One window from the genome of Mucilaginibacter ginsenosidivorans encodes:
- a CDS encoding ABC transporter permease: MNSYTLHITLYDVFFFGITFIGLTFALQLWLSESVNRIANRFLALALVTMILSMVRMLVTDIRLETYLPGLERLPMQYLLALGPLIYFYVLKITHPSHKFTWSDLLHFSPLLLELGALALEIRESIMTGTTTYKTSAFQLLNPVLQVLIFISIITYVYRSDKLIQDFYRRLPLMLMDRSLLEFRWLRRLLAATALLWLLWIGYAAVDHFGYQNQLEIHVYYPFYIFFAVIMIWTAAAAFLKPQAGLEAQQPATAKPSLSSELKQKGAWLKKTMEANCYYRDPELSLTMLAEKLGSTSHELSWIINTIIKKSFNDFINEYRARDVIIKMRDPAYDHITLLGIAFESGFNSQSTFYRSFKQLTGKSPVDYKNSIKKEYSSYNLGNQNILTPVFLNRETAVQWSSGQSNRNRMFKNYFKTAVRTLRKNIGFTAINVLGLSVGLATCLLIVFYVVDELSYDKYNTKADRIYRVSLDASLNGHAGKYATSEGPLEAALKENFPEIENTTRMIDKDGLFLSPQKFSVRKGNENVQEKKVVFTESSLFDVFTLPMIDGDPAKSLDEPHSAVLTESAAKKYFNKTDVVGQTLTINDTSLYKITGVIQDIPPQSHFKYDFFLSFSSLPESKVTGWGYSGVHNYVLLKPGANVKSLELRIAQLELKNSPAPAKIWTTNGNYFRTVLMPLLKIHLSSGYEYEAEKGGSMQYVYIFSVIAAFILVIACVNFMNLSTARSSNRAKEVGVRKVLGSAKINLVAQFLTESVIVTLVSTIIAVVLAIVLMPLFNQMAGKQLGFSLGSLTWLIPSLLISIVVIGFLAGSYPAFFLSAFQPIEVLKGKLSAGLKGGFLRSFLVVFQFSISIFLIIGTLVIYNQLNFIQNKDLGFDRSQVLVVKDTNVLGNQAKILKDELKQLPGVTNVSMSPYQPTGEDRLKTGLFPDRTIDVKKDVLSEFWSADEDYIPTMGLKLLSGRNFSKQLASDSTAIIVNESLVKKFGWKDPLNKPVFRNSVGLQEFHIVGVIKDFNFESLRHEITPLALVYSQDNGAINVRMQTADLKGLMTKVESKWKELSPNQQFSYSFMDADFDATYRTEQRVGTLFISFSTLAILIACLGLFGLAAYAAEQRNKEIGIRKVLGASVSGIVGMLSMDFMKLVLISIVLASPLAWWAMDKFFLQNFAYRTAVHWWILAIAGSVAVIIAFVTISFQSVKAALANPVKSLRSE, translated from the coding sequence TTGAATTCTTATACATTGCATATCACCCTTTATGATGTGTTTTTCTTCGGAATAACATTCATAGGGTTGACTTTTGCTTTGCAGTTGTGGTTAAGCGAAAGTGTCAATCGCATTGCGAACAGATTTCTTGCTTTAGCGTTGGTCACCATGATCTTGTCGATGGTACGGATGCTGGTCACAGACATCCGGCTCGAAACCTACCTGCCTGGTTTGGAAAGATTGCCGATGCAATACCTGCTTGCCCTTGGGCCGCTTATCTATTTTTATGTACTGAAAATAACGCACCCCAGTCATAAATTCACCTGGAGTGATCTACTTCATTTTAGCCCTTTGTTGCTTGAACTGGGTGCCCTGGCATTGGAGATACGGGAGAGTATCATGACAGGAACAACCACTTACAAAACCTCAGCCTTTCAATTGTTAAACCCTGTACTGCAAGTACTCATATTTATTTCGATCATAACTTACGTGTACCGATCAGATAAGCTCATTCAAGATTTTTACCGGCGATTGCCGCTTATGCTGATGGATCGGTCGCTTCTCGAATTCCGTTGGCTGCGTCGTTTATTGGCGGCTACTGCGTTGTTATGGCTATTGTGGATCGGGTATGCCGCAGTTGATCATTTCGGCTACCAAAATCAATTAGAGATACACGTTTATTATCCTTTTTACATTTTTTTTGCAGTGATTATGATTTGGACTGCCGCTGCGGCGTTCCTAAAACCACAGGCGGGGTTGGAGGCCCAACAGCCAGCTACGGCAAAGCCGTCCCTATCGTCTGAGTTGAAACAAAAAGGCGCCTGGCTAAAGAAGACGATGGAGGCCAATTGCTATTACCGGGACCCGGAACTGAGCCTTACCATGTTAGCTGAAAAGCTTGGTTCAACCTCTCATGAACTATCGTGGATCATAAATACGATAATCAAAAAAAGTTTCAATGATTTTATTAATGAATACCGCGCCCGGGATGTGATAATCAAAATGCGCGATCCCGCCTATGATCATATTACACTTCTGGGTATTGCTTTTGAATCGGGCTTCAACTCACAAAGTACCTTTTATCGCTCATTCAAGCAGTTGACCGGCAAAAGCCCTGTGGATTATAAGAACAGCATAAAAAAAGAGTATTCATCTTATAATTTGGGAAATCAGAACATACTTACACCGGTATTTTTGAACCGGGAAACCGCAGTACAGTGGTCATCCGGGCAATCAAATCGCAATCGTATGTTTAAAAATTATTTCAAAACTGCTGTCCGTACCCTAAGGAAAAACATTGGGTTTACGGCTATCAACGTACTTGGCCTGTCGGTAGGATTGGCTACCTGTTTGCTTATTGTATTTTATGTAGTGGATGAACTAAGTTACGATAAATACAACACCAAAGCCGACCGTATTTACCGGGTTTCGCTTGACGCGAGCCTGAACGGACATGCAGGAAAATACGCAACATCTGAAGGTCCGCTTGAGGCTGCTTTAAAAGAAAATTTTCCTGAGATCGAAAACACGACCCGGATGATAGATAAGGACGGCCTCTTTCTTTCCCCACAGAAATTCTCTGTAAGAAAGGGGAATGAAAATGTGCAGGAGAAAAAAGTTGTCTTCACAGAATCGAGCTTGTTTGATGTGTTCACTCTGCCTATGATCGACGGCGATCCGGCAAAGTCGCTAGACGAACCGCATTCGGCTGTCCTAACAGAAAGTGCGGCAAAGAAATACTTTAATAAAACGGACGTAGTTGGGCAGACACTTACCATTAATGATACAAGTCTTTATAAAATAACGGGTGTGATACAGGATATACCGCCACAATCCCACTTTAAATACGATTTCTTTTTATCCTTTTCGTCCCTGCCTGAAAGTAAGGTTACGGGGTGGGGTTACAGCGGTGTGCACAATTATGTATTGCTGAAACCAGGCGCTAATGTAAAAAGCCTGGAGTTACGCATTGCACAGCTCGAGTTAAAAAATTCACCAGCTCCGGCTAAAATATGGACCACAAACGGCAACTATTTTCGCACCGTTTTGATGCCATTGCTTAAAATTCACCTGAGCTCGGGTTACGAATACGAAGCAGAAAAGGGAGGCAGCATGCAATACGTTTATATATTCTCGGTTATAGCAGCCTTTATATTGGTGATAGCCTGTGTGAATTTTATGAACCTTTCAACGGCCCGTTCGTCAAACCGGGCAAAGGAGGTGGGCGTACGCAAGGTATTGGGCTCCGCTAAGATAAATCTTGTTGCCCAGTTTCTTACAGAGTCCGTTATTGTTACACTAGTCTCGACCATTATCGCGGTGGTATTGGCTATAGTACTGATGCCGCTTTTCAACCAGATGGCGGGTAAACAATTGGGTTTCAGCTTGGGATCATTAACTTGGCTAATCCCTTCATTGCTTATAAGTATTGTTGTGATTGGTTTCCTGGCAGGTTCATATCCGGCATTCTTCCTATCTGCATTTCAGCCTATCGAAGTATTAAAAGGAAAGCTTTCCGCCGGGTTAAAAGGCGGTTTCCTGCGTAGCTTCCTGGTTGTCTTTCAATTCTCAATATCTATTTTCCTGATAATAGGTACGCTTGTTATTTATAATCAATTGAATTTTATCCAGAATAAGGACCTCGGCTTCGATCGTAGCCAGGTATTGGTCGTAAAAGACACCAACGTACTGGGCAACCAGGCAAAAATTTTGAAGGACGAGCTAAAACAATTGCCGGGGGTAACTAACGTCAGCATGTCGCCCTACCAACCTACCGGAGAAGATCGTTTGAAAACCGGTTTATTCCCAGATCGCACCATAGACGTTAAAAAAGACGTGCTGTCCGAGTTTTGGTCAGCCGACGAAGACTATATACCGACCATGGGTCTCAAACTGTTAAGCGGCCGTAATTTTTCCAAACAACTTGCATCAGACAGTACGGCCATTATCGTAAACGAGTCGCTTGTAAAGAAATTCGGCTGGAAAGATCCTTTAAATAAACCCGTCTTCCGTAATTCTGTCGGCTTGCAGGAGTTTCATATAGTTGGGGTTATAAAGGATTTTAATTTCGAATCGCTCAGGCACGAAATAACACCCCTGGCTTTGGTATATAGCCAAGATAACGGCGCTATTAATGTTCGCATGCAAACTGCCGATCTTAAGGGCCTTATGACAAAGGTGGAAAGTAAATGGAAGGAATTATCGCCAAACCAACAATTCAGCTATTCGTTTATGGACGCAGATTTTGATGCTACTTACCGCACGGAACAAAGGGTAGGCACACTGTTCATCTCTTTCAGCACACTGGCTATTTTGATAGCTTGCCTGGGTTTATTTGGGCTGGCGGCTTATGCCGCCGAACAGCGTAATAAGGAAATAGGCATTCGCAAAGTACTGGGTGCGAGTGTATCGGGCATAGTTGGTATGCTGTCGATGGATTTTATGAAGCTGGTGCTCATTTCCATCGTTTTAGCTTCCCCATTAGCATGGTGGGCAATGGATAAATTTTTTCTCCAAAACTTTGCCTACCGTACTGCAGTGCACTGGTGGATATTAGCTATTGCCGGTTCTGTGGCCGTGATCATAGCTTTTGTTACCATCAGTTTCCAGTCGGTAAAAGCTGCGCTGGCCAACCCCGTAAAGAGCCTGCGGTCGGAGTGA
- a CDS encoding ABC transporter permease, which produces MIRNYLKTAFRNLKKNKGFTAINVLGLALGLATCLLIVFYVFDELSYDKFNLNTSRIYRINNEIKFGGNESASADAPAPTAAALKADFPEVEQVVRFRDRGGNPVKKGNQNIQENRMVFADASIFDVFTLPMISGDPKTALKEPRTVVITEEIARKYFNTSRAVGKILTFNDTSLYKVTGVIKNIPSQSHFHFDFFISMAGLPESKENAWFSNNFKTYLLLRPGADINKLQAKLPEFMRNHAGPQLQDILHLTFARFEQSGNYYRFSLTPLTKIHLQSNIRDEFEANGNIQTVYIFSAIAVLILLIACVNFMNLSTARSSNRAKEVGVRKVLGSARKHLIAQFLTESIIVTLVGAVIAIFGAWAMLGFFNDLSGKQLAITSNILLWLLPSLLVFILVIGCLAGSYPALYLSGFQPIEVLKGKLAAGFKRSILRNVLVVGQFVISIGLIIGTLVIYNQLKFIQSKDVGFKREQVLTVWDTWTLGSKAKTFKQEIKQLAGVQNATMSGYLPTDGANNNSSVFKDPVLDQKRAILTCTWFVDEDYIPTLGMKMVTGRNFSNQMATDSTAIVINEAAAKLLVFPDPLNQKLYVPQDNMAKVMKPYHIVGVIKDFNFKSLRENVTPMILFNSEDRGALSIRIKSANLKAVVEQVKNKWTSFSPNHQFNYSFMDQDFDKMYRTEQRTGKIAVSFTSLAIVIACLGLFGLAAYAAEQRTKEIGIRKVLGANISTIVGMLSKDFIRLVLIAIAIAAPVAWWAMHNWLEGFAYHRNVQWWIFAAAGLGAILIAFITISFQSVKAALTNPVKSLRSE; this is translated from the coding sequence ATGATCAGGAATTATCTCAAAACCGCGTTCCGTAATCTTAAAAAAAATAAAGGTTTCACCGCCATCAATGTACTGGGGCTGGCCCTTGGCCTGGCTACCTGCCTGCTAATCGTATTTTATGTGTTCGATGAGCTCAGTTACGATAAATTCAACCTTAACACAAGCCGTATATACCGTATCAATAACGAAATAAAATTTGGTGGCAATGAAAGCGCATCTGCAGACGCCCCGGCGCCCACTGCTGCTGCCTTAAAAGCTGATTTCCCTGAAGTTGAACAAGTTGTAAGGTTTAGGGACCGCGGTGGTAACCCGGTTAAAAAAGGTAACCAGAACATCCAGGAAAATCGCATGGTATTCGCGGACGCTTCTATATTTGATGTATTTACATTGCCGATGATCAGCGGCGATCCAAAGACAGCATTAAAAGAACCACGGACCGTAGTTATTACCGAAGAAATTGCCCGGAAGTATTTTAATACATCCAGGGCCGTTGGTAAAATCCTTACCTTCAATGATACTTCGCTTTACAAAGTGACTGGTGTAATCAAAAATATTCCTTCACAATCGCACTTTCACTTTGATTTTTTTATATCGATGGCCGGATTGCCGGAAAGCAAGGAAAACGCCTGGTTCAGTAATAATTTCAAAACTTATTTATTGCTGAGGCCTGGTGCTGATATCAACAAGCTACAAGCCAAGTTGCCTGAATTTATGCGTAACCATGCAGGTCCGCAGTTACAGGATATTTTGCATTTAACTTTTGCCAGGTTCGAGCAAAGCGGCAATTATTACAGGTTCAGCTTGACACCACTCACCAAAATTCATCTTCAATCCAATATACGCGATGAATTTGAAGCAAACGGCAATATTCAAACGGTATATATTTTTTCGGCTATCGCTGTGCTGATATTGCTGATCGCCTGTGTCAATTTTATGAATTTGTCGACAGCTCGTTCATCAAACAGGGCCAAAGAGGTGGGGGTACGTAAGGTCCTGGGATCGGCCCGTAAACATTTGATCGCACAGTTTTTAACAGAGTCTATTATCGTAACGCTTGTTGGTGCCGTTATTGCCATTTTTGGCGCCTGGGCGATGCTTGGATTTTTTAACGACCTGTCGGGCAAACAACTGGCTATTACCTCAAATATTTTGTTGTGGCTATTGCCCTCGTTACTTGTTTTTATTTTGGTTATCGGTTGCCTCGCTGGGTCGTATCCGGCCCTTTACCTGTCCGGTTTTCAGCCTATTGAAGTACTCAAGGGTAAATTAGCGGCGGGCTTTAAACGGAGCATACTACGCAATGTACTAGTGGTGGGGCAATTTGTTATCTCCATAGGACTGATCATTGGTACATTGGTGATCTACAATCAATTAAAATTTATCCAGAGTAAAGATGTCGGGTTTAAACGCGAACAGGTGCTAACCGTATGGGATACGTGGACGCTGGGCTCAAAGGCTAAAACCTTTAAACAGGAAATCAAACAACTTGCAGGCGTACAAAATGCTACCATGTCGGGCTACTTACCCACTGATGGTGCCAATAATAATTCGTCTGTATTTAAGGATCCGGTGCTGGACCAAAAACGCGCAATACTTACCTGCACATGGTTTGTGGATGAAGACTACATACCTACACTTGGGATGAAAATGGTGACCGGAAGAAATTTTTCAAACCAAATGGCAACCGATTCTACTGCTATTGTCATAAACGAAGCAGCTGCAAAATTGTTGGTTTTTCCTGACCCGCTGAATCAAAAGCTTTACGTTCCGCAGGATAACATGGCCAAAGTTATGAAGCCTTATCATATCGTGGGGGTTATAAAGGATTTCAATTTTAAATCGCTGCGCGAAAATGTAACGCCGATGATCCTTTTTAACAGTGAAGACAGGGGAGCGCTATCTATACGCATAAAGTCGGCCAACCTAAAGGCCGTAGTAGAACAGGTAAAAAATAAATGGACATCTTTTTCGCCTAACCACCAGTTCAATTACTCGTTCATGGACCAGGATTTTGACAAGATGTACCGCACCGAACAGCGAACGGGTAAAATAGCCGTATCATTTACTTCGCTGGCAATTGTCATTGCATGCCTGGGGTTATTCGGTTTAGCGGCATACGCCGCAGAACAGCGTACAAAAGAGATCGGTATCCGTAAAGTATTGGGCGCCAACATATCGACCATAGTAGGTATGTTATCAAAGGATTTTATCAGGCTGGTATTAATTGCAATAGCCATTGCCGCGCCTGTTGCATGGTGGGCCATGCATAACTGGCTTGAAGGATTTGCTTATCATCGGAATGTACAATGGTGGATATTCGCGGCTGCAGGGCTTGGGGCTATCCTGATAGCGTTCATAACCATCAGCTTTCAGTCTGTCAAAGCGGCGCTTACCAATCCTGTGAAAAGCCTTAGGAGCGAATGA
- a CDS encoding ABC transporter permease: MIRNYLKIAWRNLYKNKVFSLIHILGLTIGITVCLMIFLYITNEFSVDRFHKNGRQVYRVMRGFDKEKARVPYLSAPYAQALLTDYPADIKMAVRVWTANFLVSFGDKAFDERKVYTTDAGFFTMFSFPLLRGDAATALKDPGSVVLTQKVAEKYFGTVDNAMGKIISFDKTLPMKVTGICKNPPSNTHMDFDMVNTLSSFPDRANGKIWINNFLFTYVLLNPNTDVAKLEAKFPRFLEKYMGKEMAQYGLHQDLMLTALPDIYFEPSSAFDNVKHGDKTVVYIFISIAALIMLIACINFTNLATLRAVERSKEVGLRKVLGALRNHLVSQFIGESILLSVISCILSIGLLLALLPTYNNILGYNLTIAWNSWPIYTFLGGVILVVGFLAGSYPAFFLSAFSPIEALKGKLRLGKGGSFFRQALVVVQFSISVFLIIGTIVIMNQMHYIKNKSLGYDQAQSVVVQIDNADIYDHRNLFKTELQNKPGIASVSLMSGEPGGFFDVQAYEAEGHQDILKERSEFADFEYVKTLGLKIIAGRDFSPTFATDTMNSVLINATAAKKLGFSPEQAVGKWIRNTIRDDHKRRIIGVVNDFNFLSLKENMDALIISPSEDRRVAVIKLKPGNIASSLDEIKKVYAQVAPVYPFEYTFLDQKFDTTYKSDLRQQTILSIFSGLAIFIACLGLFGLASFTAAKRTKEIGVRKVLGSSVLNILLLLSKDLLKPVMIATWIAIPVGYYAMHSWLQNFAYRTPLSWWIFVLAAAITFAIALITVSFKSLKAALANPVQSLRSE; this comes from the coding sequence ATGATTCGCAACTATCTGAAGATCGCGTGGCGAAACTTGTACAAGAACAAGGTTTTCTCGCTTATTCATATTTTGGGATTGACCATCGGCATTACGGTTTGTCTGATGATATTCCTGTACATTACCAATGAATTCAGTGTTGATCGTTTCCATAAGAACGGGAGACAGGTATACCGCGTAATGCGTGGTTTTGATAAAGAGAAAGCACGTGTTCCTTATCTTTCGGCTCCTTATGCACAAGCTTTGTTAACTGATTATCCCGCTGATATCAAGATGGCGGTACGCGTTTGGACCGCGAATTTCCTGGTATCATTTGGGGATAAGGCATTTGACGAACGCAAGGTTTACACTACCGACGCCGGTTTTTTTACCATGTTTTCATTTCCGCTATTAAGAGGTGATGCTGCAACAGCGCTTAAAGACCCCGGAAGTGTGGTACTTACTCAAAAGGTCGCTGAAAAATATTTCGGAACGGTTGACAATGCGATGGGTAAAATCATATCCTTTGACAAAACCCTGCCAATGAAGGTAACCGGCATTTGCAAAAATCCACCTTCCAATACGCACATGGACTTTGATATGGTGAACACGCTTTCCAGCTTTCCGGACAGAGCTAATGGTAAAATATGGATCAATAATTTCCTATTCACTTATGTGCTGCTAAACCCGAATACCGATGTTGCAAAGCTAGAGGCTAAATTTCCCCGGTTCCTGGAAAAATATATGGGTAAGGAGATGGCACAATACGGATTGCACCAGGACTTGATGTTAACCGCGTTGCCAGATATATATTTTGAACCTTCATCGGCGTTTGACAACGTAAAGCATGGTGACAAAACAGTGGTTTATATATTTATTTCCATTGCCGCGCTTATTATGCTTATTGCCTGTATCAATTTCACAAACCTGGCTACGCTGCGTGCCGTGGAACGTTCAAAAGAAGTGGGCCTGCGTAAAGTTTTGGGGGCACTGCGCAATCACCTGGTATCACAGTTTATAGGCGAATCTATTTTACTATCCGTTATCTCCTGTATCCTTTCCATCGGGTTGCTGCTGGCACTGTTGCCAACCTATAATAACATCCTTGGCTATAACCTGACCATTGCCTGGAATTCGTGGCCGATTTATACGTTCCTCGGGGGCGTTATTTTAGTTGTCGGATTTCTGGCAGGTAGTTACCCGGCATTTTTCCTATCGGCCTTTTCGCCTATAGAGGCATTAAAAGGAAAATTGCGGTTGGGTAAAGGCGGATCTTTTTTCAGGCAGGCACTGGTTGTGGTGCAATTTAGTATCTCCGTTTTCCTGATCATTGGTACTATCGTGATCATGAACCAGATGCACTATATTAAAAACAAATCTCTTGGGTACGACCAGGCTCAAAGCGTGGTGGTGCAGATAGATAACGCCGATATTTATGATCACCGTAATCTATTTAAAACCGAACTGCAAAATAAACCCGGTATAGCCTCTGTATCCCTAATGTCGGGCGAACCGGGCGGTTTTTTTGACGTACAGGCGTATGAAGCCGAAGGGCACCAGGACATTTTAAAGGAACGCTCGGAATTTGCAGATTTTGAATATGTAAAGACACTTGGATTGAAGATAATCGCAGGTCGCGACTTTTCTCCGACGTTTGCAACCGATACCATGAACTCGGTACTGATAAACGCTACGGCGGCTAAAAAGCTTGGCTTCAGTCCCGAGCAAGCTGTGGGCAAATGGATAAGAAATACGATCCGCGACGATCATAAAAGAAGGATAATAGGCGTGGTGAACGATTTCAATTTCCTGTCGCTGAAAGAAAACATGGACGCGCTGATCATTTCACCCTCCGAAGACAGGAGAGTGGCCGTTATCAAGTTAAAACCGGGCAACATAGCGTCTTCACTCGATGAAATTAAGAAGGTTTATGCGCAGGTAGCGCCGGTGTACCCCTTTGAGTATACCTTCCTCGATCAGAAATTTGATACTACTTATAAATCCGATCTGCGGCAGCAAACGATACTAAGCATATTTTCGGGGCTGGCCATTTTTATAGCCTGCCTGGGTCTGTTCGGTTTGGCGTCATTTACTGCGGCAAAACGCACCAAGGAGATAGGGGTACGTAAAGTGCTGGGCTCATCTGTGCTCAATATTCTGCTATTGCTTTCAAAGGACCTGCTGAAGCCGGTAATGATAGCTACGTGGATAGCTATACCGGTAGGCTATTATGCTATGCATAGCTGGCTGCAAAACTTTGCTTACCGCACGCCATTGTCGTGGTGGATATTTGTGTTGGCAGCCGCAATAACGTTTGCAATTGCCCTGATTACGGTCAGCTTTAAGTCTTTGAAGGCAGCATTGGCCAACCCAGTGCAGAGTTTGAGATCGGAGTAA